ATCCGCGAGGAGGACCTCATCGCGGGCGTCATCCCCGCCCATCCCCTCGACGTCCAGGACGCCCTCATCTACTACGCGCGCAAGGGCGCGATCATCAACTCCACCTACAACCTCTGAGGCTCCCGATGTCCGTCACCGTCGCATCCGTCTCGGCCAACTTCACCCGGGACCTGGAGCAGAACTACGCGCTCATCGCACAGCTTCTCGACGACGCGCGCGATCGGGGCACGGAGCTCGTCGCCTTCCCCGAGGCCGCTATCGGCGGCTACCTGTCGTCGCTCGGCAACCACGGCGACACCGTCAAGAGCACCCGGCGGTCGCTCCCTCCCGCCATCCGGCTCGACGGCCCGGAGATCGCCCGGGTCCAGGAGCTCGCGGGCGACACCGTCGTCACGATCGGGTTCTGCGAGCTCGACGACGACGGCGAGACGCGCTACAACGCCGCGGTGTGCCTCGACGGCGGGACCGTCTACGGCTCGTACCGGAAGGTGCACCAGCCCCTCGGCGAGAACATGTCGTACTCGGCGGGCTCCGAGTACCGCGCGTTCGACACCCCCGTCGGCCGCCTCGGCATGCAGATCTGCTACGACAAGGCCTTCCCCGAGGCGGCGCGGATGCTCGCCCTCGACGGCGCGGAGATCGTCGTGAGCATGTCGGCCTGGCCCGCGGCGCGCACCGCGACGGCCGAGGATCTGCAGGACGACCGCTGGACGTACCGGTTCAACCAGTTCGACATCGCCCGCGCCCTCGACAACCAGGTGTTCTGGATCGCCTCGAACCAGTCGGGGACGTTCGGCTCCCTGCGCTACGTCGGCAACGCGAAGGTCGTCGACCCGGGCGGGAACGTCCTCGCGACGACGCTGCTCGGCGCGGGGCTCGCGGTGGCGGAGATCGACGTCGACGAGACGTTCCGGGCCATGCGCGGCGGCATGTTCCACCTGCGCGATCGCCGTCCCGACGTCTACGGGGCGATCGCCGAGGCCGATGCCCGGCACGTCAACGGATGGCGGGAGCTCGCCCATGCCTGAGATGACGTTCGCCGTGCGGTGGCCGGACGGCCGGGAGACGTCGCACTACTCTCCGAGCCTCGTCGTGCACGACTACCTCGAGACCGGCGGCCGCTACCCGGTCTCCGACTTCGTCTCGCGGTCGAGCGAGGCGCTCCGCGTCGCGAGCGAGCGGGTGCGGGCGACCTTCGGCTTCGCGTGCACCTCCGCCGCGCATTCCGAGGAGACCATCGCCGCCGCGGCCGCGGCGTACGACGACGGCGACGTCGAGGTGCTCCGGATGGAGCCCGCCCTGCCGCAAGGAGCATCATGATCCCCGTCACGCTCGACGAGAACGCCCATTTCGAGGCCGTCGTCGTCGGCGGCGGGCAGGCGGGCCTCTCCGTCAGCCGTCACCTCCTGGAGCACGGCGTGTCGCACGTCGTCATCGAGCGGGACTCGGTGGCGCACGAATGGCGGGACGGGCGGTGGGACGCCTTCACCCTCGTCACGCCGAACTGGCACTGCCGCCTTCCGGGATACGCCTACGACGGCGACGACCCGGACGGCTTCATGACGCGCGACGAGGTCTACGCGTGGGTGCGCCGGTACGCCGACACGTTCGACGCGTCCGTCGCGGAGGGCGTCTCCGTGCAGCGGGTCTCGCAGCGGGTCGGCGGGGGCTTCGTCGTGGAGACGAGCGCGGGGACGATCACGGCGGACACCGTCACCTCGGCGACGGGCGGATACCACGTGCCCGTCGTGCCCGGCTGGGCGGCGCGGATCCCGGAGCGCGTCCGCCAGGTGCACTCGCACCGCTACCGCAACGCGGGGGAGCTGCCCGACGGCCCCGTGCTCGTCGTCGGCTCCGGGCAGTCGGGGACGCAGATCGCGGAGGACCTCCTCCTCGCGGGCCGCGAGGTGCACCTCGCGCTCGGCAGGGCGCCGCGCGTGGCACGCTTCTACCGCGGGAAGGACTGCATGACCTGGCTCGCGGAGATGGGCGTGTACGACGTGCCCGTCTCGACGAGGGGACTGGCCAAACGCGAGTCGACGAACCACTACGTCACGGGCCGCGACGGCGGGCGCGACATCGACCTGCGGAGCTTCGCGCTGCGCGGCATGGCCCTCTACGGCCGCGCCGTGGGGCTCGACGGCGGGACGGTGCGCTTCGACGACTCCCTCGCGGCGGACCTCGACCACGCGGACTCCGTGGCGGAGTCGATCAAGGACGACATCGACGCGTACATCGCGCGCTCCGGGATCGACGCCCCCGCGGAGGAGCGGTACACGCCGGTGTGGACGCCGGCCGACGTCCCGCGGTCGCTCGACCTCGACCGTGTCGGGAGCATCGTGTGGGCGATCGGGTTCCGGGCCGACTGGTCGTGGCTGGGGGACCTCGACGTCCTCGACGCCGAGGGCCATCCCGCGCACGAGAGGGGGCGGACGAGCGTCCCGGGCTTCCAGCTCGTCGGCCTGCCGTGGCTGCACACCTGGGGATCGGGCCGCTTCCACGCGATCGCCGAGGACGCCGAGCACGTGGCGGGGCTCGTCGCCGGTCGCGTGCGAGAGAGGGCGGGGGCCGCGTGAGCGTGCGCCCTGCCTCTACCCTGGGGGAATGGTCTCCGTGACGCTGGCCGCCGTCGCCGCCCACTTCGGACGCGATGTGAATCGCACGCTCGCGAAGCTCCCCGGCGTCGTCGGCCAGGCGCGCGAGCGCGGCGTCGACCTGCTCGTGCTCCCCGATGCGACGATCGGCGGCTACCTCCTCGACCTGCACCACCCGGTCGAGGAGGGCGACGGCTTCCCGCACTCCGTCGATCTGGACGGCCCCGAGGTGAGGGCGGTCGTGGAGCTCGCGGGCGACATGACGGTGTGCTTCGGCATCGCCGAGCGCGCCGTCGTCGACGGCGTCGAGGTCCGCTACAACACGGCCGTCTGCGTGACGGGCGACGGCATCCTGGGGACGCATCGCAAGGTGCATCTCCCGCTCGGGGAGTCCGAGGTCTACCGGGCGGGAGACGAGTTCCGCGCGTTCGACACCCCCGTCGGGCGGATCGGGATGCTCATCGACTTCGACAAGACCTTCCCGGAGTCCGCGCGCTCCCTTGCCCTCGACGGCGCGGAGGTCATCGCCTGCCTGAGCGCCTGGCCCGCGAGCGTCACCGATCGCTCCGACCGCATCCGCAACGACCGTCAGGCGCACCTGTTCGACCTCTACGACTGCGCCCGCGCGGCCGAGAACCAGGTCTACGTCGTCTCGGCGAACCAGACCGGCGTGCTCGGCGGGCTGCGCTTCCTCGGGCAGGCGAAGGTCGTCGATCCCGCAGGCGAGATCATCGCCAAGACGTGGGCCAAGGGCGGTCTCGCCGTGGTCGAGGCCGACGTGTCGGCCACCATCGCACGAGCGCGCCGCTCGCTCGACCACATCCATCAGCGTGCCGAGCACGCCTACCGCTTCACGGCGACCGCCTGATCCGACCGTCCGCTCGCGATCGGCGCCGCCTCCCACGACAAGGAGCGCGCATGCGCATCGCGCAGGTCACGTACTCGACGAAGCCCCGGGGCGGCGTCGTCCACACCCTCGCCCTCGCCGAGACGCTCGCACGACGAGGGCACGAGGTCGAGGTGTGGACGCTCGGCCGCGGCGACGACACGGCGTTCTTCCGTGACGTGGACCCTCTTGTCGACGTGCGCGTGGTGCCTTTCGCGCACCGGGACGGGGAGGACGTGGGTGATCGCATCGAGCGGTCCATAGCGGTGATGGCCGGAGCGTTCGAGACGACGGCCGACATCGTCCACGCGCAGGACTGCATCTCGGCCAACGCCGTGGTCGACAGCGGCGCGTCGTGCGTCCGGACGATCCACCACCTGGACGCGTTCACGACGCCGAGGCTTGTGGAGTGCCACGAGAGGGCGATCACCGAGCCGGTCGCCCGCCTGTGCGTCTCCCGCGCGGTCGCCGCCGAGGTCGACGCCGCGTACGGGCTCTCGCCGTCGGTGATCCCCAACGGCGTCGACGCGTCGCGCTTCGCGGCGGCGGCGGGCCCCGACGGCGCGGCCGCGCGCGAGCGCTGGCTCGGCGACCTCGGCGACTACGCGCTCGCACTCGGCGGCATCGAGCCGCGCAAGGGATCGATCGACCTGCTGGAGGGATACGCCCTCGTCCGCGAGCGGCATCCCGGTCTCCGGCTCGTGTTCGGCGGAGGGGAGACGCTGTTCGACTACCGGCCCTACCGTGAGCGGTTCGAGGAGCGCGCCGGGGAGCTCGGCGTCGAGCCGATCGTCCTCGGGACGCTGCGCGACGACGACGTGCCGTCGCTCGTCGCGGCGGCGCGCGTGCTGGGGTTCGTCTCGACGAAGGAGGGCTTCGGGCTCGCGGCGATGGAGGCGCTCGCCGCGGGCGTCCCCGTCGTCGCGCGATCGCTGCCCGTGGTGCAGGAGGTCTTCGGCGGCGCCGTCGCCTACGCGACCGATCCCGGGGACATCGCGGAGCGCATCGGCGAGGTCCTCCGGGGGCGTGCGCCGGATCCGGCCGCGGGCAGGGCGCTGGCCGCGAGACACACCTGGGAGGCTGCGGCCGAGAAGCACGAGAGGTTCTACGACGCGGTTCGCGACGGGGGAGGCGACGGCGGTGCGGCGATCGATCTCGCGGATCCTCGCTGACCGTGCCGCCGAGGCGCCCGACGAGGTCGTCGTCGCGGACGACGACGGCGCGCTCACGGCGGCGCAGCTGGACGAGGCGGCCACGCGGCTGGCCCACGCGCTCGTCCGGGAAGGGGTGCGACGCGACGACCTCGTGACCGTGACGCTCCCCAACGGGCGGGACTTCGTCGTGGCATGCGCCGCGATCTGGCGCGCGGGCGCGACGCCTCAGCCGGCCTCGCGCGCCCTGAGCGCCGAGGAGAGGGCCGCGCTGGAGGCGACCGCCCGCCCCGCCGCGGCGATCGGACGACGGCCGGAGACGCCGGGGATCGCGTGGTTCCCGGGCGTCGCCGCACCGCCGGCGGCGGGCGCCCTCCCCGATCTCGCCGCGTCGTCGTGGAAGGCGCCCGCCACCTCCGGCTCGACCGGACGTCCGAAGATCGTGATGGCGTCGGGCCCCGCACTGCTCGACCCGACGAGGCCCGTCGCCGCGTTCCTGCCCGTGCGCGCCGTGCAGCTCGTCGCCGGCCCCCTGACGCACTCGGCGACCTTCACGTACGCGTTCCGCGGTCTGCTCACGGGGCACCGCCTCGTCGTGCTGCCCGCCTTCGACGAGCACCGCTGGATCGACGCGGTCGAGCGGCACGGCGTGACGTGGGCGCTCGTCGTGCCGACCATGATGCACCGTCTGCTCCGGCTGCCCTCGGGCGAACGCGCGCCGGAGCGCGTGCGGACGATCGAGTCGGTGCTGCACATGGGGGCGCCGTGCGCCCCCGGCCTCAAGCGCGCGTTCCTCGACTGGCTCGGCCCGGAGCGGGTCGTGGAGGTGTACGCGGGCAGCGAGTCGAACGGGCTGACCATGATCCGCGGCGACGAGTGGATCGGGCATCCCGGGAGCGTCGGCCGGCCCGTCGGGGGCACGGAGCTCCAGATCCGCCGCGCGGACGGAACGCGCGCGCGGCCCGGGGAGGAGGGGGAGGTGTGGATGCGTCGGGGCGCGGAGCCGGCCTACCGCTATCTCGGGGCGCCGTCGCGGCGCGACGACGACGGATGGGACACGCTGGGAGACGTGGGTCTCCTCGACGAAGAGGGCTATCTGCATCTCCTGGACCGCGTCGACGACGTCATCAACCGCGGAGGGGAGAAGGTCTATCCCGTCGAGATCGAGAGCGCGATCGAGCGTCATCCCCTCGTGCGCGGCGCGGTGGCGTTCGGCGTGCCCGACGCCGAATGGGGCGAGCGCATCGCCACGGTCGTGGATGTCGCCGACGCTGCCGTCGGCCCCGGCGAGCTCGAGGCCTGGATGCGGGAGCGTCTCGGTGCGCGTGCGCCCGAGAGCGTTCGCGTCGTCCACGAGCCCGTGCGCGACGACGCGGGCAAGACGTCCCGCGCCCGATGGCGTTCGCGCCTCTGATCGGCCTCGTCAGCCGAACAGATCGTCCAGGCCGACCCTCTCCCCGGTCGTGTCGGCGATCGCGAGCCGGGCCGCGAGCCACCCCGCCGTCCCGTGCACGCCGGGGCCGGGGGAGGTGGATCCCGAGGCGAGGTAGACGCCGCGGACGGGCGTCCGCCACGGCGCGGGCGTGAGCACGGGACGCGCGAGGAGCTGCGCGAAGGTCACCGCCCCGCCGGAGAAGTCGCCGCCGACGGCCGACGGGTTGTAGGCGGCGAGATCGGTCGCCGTCGTCGCGTGCGAGGCGAGGACGCGGTCGCGGAAGCCGGGGGCGAACCGCTCGATCTGACGCGTGACGAGCTCGGTCGGATCGAGCGTGGAGCCTGCGGGGACGTGGATGTACGACCACAGCACGCTCTTGCCCGCGGGCGCGCGCGTGGGATCGAGCACCGACGGCTGTGCGGCGAGCACGTAGGGGCGCTCCGACACCCGTCCGCGCGCGACGGCGTTCTCGCTCGCCTCGACCTCCGCGCGCGTGCCGCCGACATGCACGGTCGGCGAGCGGTGGACGTCGGCGTTCTCCCACGGCACGGGGCCGTCGAGCGCGAAGTCGACCTTGGCCGCGCCGGGGCCGTAGCGGAAGCGCCGGATCGCCCGCGCCCACCGATCGGGCACGTCCGGGAGCGTCAGGGCGAGACGCGGGGAGGCGTCCAGCACGAGCACGTCGCCGCGCCGCGGGTCGCCCCAGTCGAGCGTCGCGAGGTCGTCGACGCGCTCACCCGTGCGGATGCGTCCTCCGTGCGCGGCGAGGTCCTCGGCGAGCGCATCCGGGATCGCCTGCGCCCCGCCGACGGGGAAGCCCCATCCGTCGGCATGCGCCTGCGCGGCCAGCAGCAGCCCCGCAGCCGCGGCGCCGATCGACGGCAGCGCGGTGTTCGCGTGCGCGACGACGCCCGTGATGAGCGCGTGAGCCTCCTCCGTGCGGAACGA
This window of the Microbacterium sp. AB genome carries:
- a CDS encoding carbon-nitrogen hydrolase family protein; this translates as MSVTVASVSANFTRDLEQNYALIAQLLDDARDRGTELVAFPEAAIGGYLSSLGNHGDTVKSTRRSLPPAIRLDGPEIARVQELAGDTVVTIGFCELDDDGETRYNAAVCLDGGTVYGSYRKVHQPLGENMSYSAGSEYRAFDTPVGRLGMQICYDKAFPEAARMLALDGAEIVVSMSAWPAARTATAEDLQDDRWTYRFNQFDIARALDNQVFWIASNQSGTFGSLRYVGNAKVVDPGGNVLATTLLGAGLAVAEIDVDETFRAMRGGMFHLRDRRPDVYGAIAEADARHVNGWRELAHA
- a CDS encoding MSMEG_0570 family nitrogen starvation response protein, translating into MPEMTFAVRWPDGRETSHYSPSLVVHDYLETGGRYPVSDFVSRSSEALRVASERVRATFGFACTSAAHSEETIAAAAAAYDDGDVEVLRMEPALPQGAS
- a CDS encoding MSMEG_0569 family flavin-dependent oxidoreductase → MIPVTLDENAHFEAVVVGGGQAGLSVSRHLLEHGVSHVVIERDSVAHEWRDGRWDAFTLVTPNWHCRLPGYAYDGDDPDGFMTRDEVYAWVRRYADTFDASVAEGVSVQRVSQRVGGGFVVETSAGTITADTVTSATGGYHVPVVPGWAARIPERVRQVHSHRYRNAGELPDGPVLVVGSGQSGTQIAEDLLLAGREVHLALGRAPRVARFYRGKDCMTWLAEMGVYDVPVSTRGLAKRESTNHYVTGRDGGRDIDLRSFALRGMALYGRAVGLDGGTVRFDDSLAADLDHADSVAESIKDDIDAYIARSGIDAPAEERYTPVWTPADVPRSLDLDRVGSIVWAIGFRADWSWLGDLDVLDAEGHPAHERGRTSVPGFQLVGLPWLHTWGSGRFHAIAEDAEHVAGLVAGRVRERAGAA
- a CDS encoding carbon-nitrogen hydrolase family protein; the encoded protein is MVSVTLAAVAAHFGRDVNRTLAKLPGVVGQARERGVDLLVLPDATIGGYLLDLHHPVEEGDGFPHSVDLDGPEVRAVVELAGDMTVCFGIAERAVVDGVEVRYNTAVCVTGDGILGTHRKVHLPLGESEVYRAGDEFRAFDTPVGRIGMLIDFDKTFPESARSLALDGAEVIACLSAWPASVTDRSDRIRNDRQAHLFDLYDCARAAENQVYVVSANQTGVLGGLRFLGQAKVVDPAGEIIAKTWAKGGLAVVEADVSATIARARRSLDHIHQRAEHAYRFTATA
- a CDS encoding MSMEG_0565 family glycosyltransferase, whose protein sequence is MRIAQVTYSTKPRGGVVHTLALAETLARRGHEVEVWTLGRGDDTAFFRDVDPLVDVRVVPFAHRDGEDVGDRIERSIAVMAGAFETTADIVHAQDCISANAVVDSGASCVRTIHHLDAFTTPRLVECHERAITEPVARLCVSRAVAAEVDAAYGLSPSVIPNGVDASRFAAAAGPDGAAARERWLGDLGDYALALGGIEPRKGSIDLLEGYALVRERHPGLRLVFGGGETLFDYRPYRERFEERAGELGVEPIVLGTLRDDDVPSLVAAARVLGFVSTKEGFGLAAMEALAAGVPVVARSLPVVQEVFGGAVAYATDPGDIAERIGEVLRGRAPDPAAGRALAARHTWEAAAEKHERFYDAVRDGGGDGGAAIDLADPR
- a CDS encoding AMP-binding protein, which gives rise to MRRSISRILADRAAEAPDEVVVADDDGALTAAQLDEAATRLAHALVREGVRRDDLVTVTLPNGRDFVVACAAIWRAGATPQPASRALSAEERAALEATARPAAAIGRRPETPGIAWFPGVAAPPAAGALPDLAASSWKAPATSGSTGRPKIVMASGPALLDPTRPVAAFLPVRAVQLVAGPLTHSATFTYAFRGLLTGHRLVVLPAFDEHRWIDAVERHGVTWALVVPTMMHRLLRLPSGERAPERVRTIESVLHMGAPCAPGLKRAFLDWLGPERVVEVYAGSESNGLTMIRGDEWIGHPGSVGRPVGGTELQIRRADGTRARPGEEGEVWMRRGAEPAYRYLGAPSRRDDDGWDTLGDVGLLDEEGYLHLLDRVDDVINRGGEKVYPVEIESAIERHPLVRGAVAFGVPDAEWGERIATVVDVADAAVGPGELEAWMRERLGARAPESVRVVHEPVRDDAGKTSRARWRSRL
- a CDS encoding phytoene desaturase family protein, which gives rise to MTTRRATVVGSGPNGLSAAVALARAGFDVTVVEAHDAIGGGTRTAELTLPGFRHDVCSAVHPAAFTSPFFRAFGMREKVGWLIPDASYAHPLDGGRAAVAWRDLGRTADALGTDARAWKAMLRPLSRRIGGVVDFTGNQMVRVPRHPVTAVRYGLRALELGSELGRRSFRTEEAHALITGVVAHANTALPSIGAAAAGLLLAAQAHADGWGFPVGGAQAIPDALAEDLAAHGGRIRTGERVDDLATLDWGDPRRGDVLVLDASPRLALTLPDVPDRWARAIRRFRYGPGAAKVDFALDGPVPWENADVHRSPTVHVGGTRAEVEASENAVARGRVSERPYVLAAQPSVLDPTRAPAGKSVLWSYIHVPAGSTLDPTELVTRQIERFAPGFRDRVLASHATTATDLAAYNPSAVGGDFSGGAVTFAQLLARPVLTPAPWRTPVRGVYLASGSTSPGPGVHGTAGWLAARLAIADTTGERVGLDDLFG